A single window of Luteipulveratus halotolerans DNA harbors:
- a CDS encoding amino acid permease → MSVMRTKSIEQSIGDTTEDHEFQLKRRLTALDLTLFGIGVIIGAGIFTTTGRAAQELAGPAVVISFIVGAVCCGLAALCYAELASTVPVSGSAYTFSYATLGELIAWIIGWDLFLELMLGASVVAQGWSQYFTELISHADWTLPASVAPGSSFDLMAFLLVAVLTALIAFGIKESLRVNMALVFLKLFIVLFVIIAGIGFIDKDNYSPFIPESTEAAAKTGIHRPVFDTILGLDPAAFGVMGIFTAASLVFFAYIGFDVVATTAEEAKNPQRDLPIGIIASLIICTVLYVAVSLVITGMVKYSDIDPKAALASAFTDAGKGGYATIISAGAVAGLCTVVMTLMIGATRVLFAMARDNLLPKGLAHTHDKTGTPVRLTLVIGTIVALVSSLTPIGKLEEMVNIGTLSAFALVSLAIPILRKRRPDLQRSFKVPFSPVLPIVSAVICTYLMLNLSIETWLRFLVWMALGFVIYFAYSRHHAKLGRIDSDTDPDYLKA, encoded by the coding sequence ATGAGCGTCATGCGGACGAAGTCGATCGAGCAGTCGATCGGCGACACCACCGAAGACCACGAGTTCCAGCTCAAGAGACGGCTGACCGCCCTCGACCTGACCCTCTTCGGGATCGGCGTCATCATCGGCGCCGGAATCTTCACGACCACCGGCCGCGCCGCCCAGGAGCTCGCCGGCCCCGCCGTGGTGATCTCCTTCATCGTCGGCGCGGTCTGCTGCGGTCTCGCGGCCCTCTGCTACGCCGAGCTGGCCTCGACCGTGCCGGTGAGCGGGTCGGCGTACACCTTCTCCTACGCCACGCTCGGTGAGCTGATCGCGTGGATCATCGGCTGGGACCTGTTCCTGGAGCTCATGCTCGGCGCGTCCGTCGTGGCCCAGGGCTGGAGCCAGTACTTCACCGAGCTCATCAGCCACGCCGACTGGACGCTGCCCGCATCCGTGGCGCCCGGGTCGAGCTTCGACCTGATGGCGTTCCTGCTCGTCGCGGTGCTGACGGCGCTGATCGCCTTCGGCATCAAGGAGTCGCTGCGCGTCAACATGGCGCTGGTGTTCCTCAAGCTGTTCATCGTGCTGTTCGTGATCATCGCGGGCATCGGTTTCATCGACAAGGACAACTACAGCCCGTTCATCCCCGAGTCGACCGAGGCAGCCGCCAAGACCGGCATCCACCGCCCTGTGTTCGACACGATTCTCGGCCTGGACCCGGCGGCGTTCGGTGTCATGGGCATCTTCACCGCGGCATCGCTGGTGTTCTTCGCCTACATCGGGTTCGACGTCGTCGCGACCACGGCCGAGGAGGCCAAGAACCCGCAGCGCGACCTGCCCATCGGCATCATCGCCTCGCTGATCATCTGCACCGTGCTCTACGTCGCGGTCTCGCTGGTGATCACCGGCATGGTCAAGTACAGCGACATCGACCCCAAGGCGGCGCTCGCCTCGGCGTTCACCGACGCCGGCAAGGGCGGTTACGCGACGATCATCTCCGCGGGCGCGGTCGCCGGTCTGTGCACCGTCGTCATGACCCTGATGATCGGCGCCACCCGCGTGCTGTTCGCGATGGCCCGCGACAACCTGCTGCCCAAGGGACTGGCACACACCCACGACAAGACCGGTACGCCGGTGCGCCTCACCCTGGTCATCGGCACCATCGTCGCGCTGGTCTCCTCGCTCACGCCGATCGGCAAGCTCGAGGAGATGGTCAACATCGGCACGCTGTCGGCGTTCGCCCTGGTCTCGCTGGCGATCCCGATCCTGCGCAAGCGCCGCCCCGACCTGCAGCGCTCGTTCAAGGTGCCGTTCTCGCCGGTGCTGCCGATCGTGTCGGCGGTGATCTGCACCTACCTGATGCTCAACCTGTCGATCGAGACGTGGCTGCGGTTCCTGGTCTGGATGGCGCTCGGGTTCGTCATCTACTTCGCTTACAGTCGTCATCACGCCAAGCTCGGCCGCATCGACTCGGACACCGATCCGGACTACCTCAAGGCCTGA
- a CDS encoding PH domain-containing protein, which produces MDGVNRRAVERLAPYRLPKEKVVVAMQEHWAARVEPVATTIFGFFLVITIGTIAPARMGLLTNAAWWLWFVLAIRMAWVMVNWHFSWFVATDKRLLLLYGIITRKVAMMPMARVTDMSYTRSPLGRVLGYGTFVLESAGQDQALSTIHWVRDPDETYRLICSQIFGGFDPAEDGPEAAGGKPGTPGNGGPTRGPGGPGGSGGPDRPGGAPDPTLVRDRPAPEADEEVEVTDVPIHHLGRYLENDDERTPLRDRIRTPWHRRHQSRVSPRVVRRARDHDLADAESDPGWTISREDVSPHHSVGHTD; this is translated from the coding sequence GTGGACGGCGTCAACCGGCGCGCCGTCGAACGACTGGCGCCCTACCGGCTCCCCAAGGAGAAGGTCGTCGTCGCCATGCAGGAGCACTGGGCGGCTCGCGTCGAACCCGTGGCGACCACGATCTTCGGGTTCTTCCTCGTCATCACGATCGGCACGATCGCACCGGCCCGCATGGGCCTGCTCACCAACGCCGCCTGGTGGCTGTGGTTCGTCCTGGCGATCCGCATGGCCTGGGTCATGGTCAACTGGCACTTCAGCTGGTTCGTCGCCACCGACAAGAGACTGCTGCTGCTCTACGGCATCATCACGCGCAAGGTCGCGATGATGCCGATGGCGCGTGTGACCGACATGTCCTACACCCGCTCGCCGCTCGGCCGCGTCCTCGGCTACGGCACGTTCGTCCTCGAGAGCGCCGGCCAGGACCAGGCCCTGTCGACCATCCACTGGGTCCGCGACCCCGACGAGACCTACCGCCTGATCTGCAGCCAGATCTTCGGCGGGTTCGACCCGGCCGAGGACGGCCCCGAGGCCGCCGGCGGCAAGCCCGGCACACCCGGCAACGGCGGGCCGACCCGCGGGCCCGGCGGACCTGGCGGCTCTGGCGGACCCGACCGGCCGGGTGGCGCGCCCGACCCGACCCTCGTCCGCGACCGGCCGGCTCCCGAGGCCGACGAGGAGGTCGAGGTCACCGACGTCCCGATCCACCACCTCGGTCGCTACCTCGAGAACGACGACGAGCGGACCCCGCTGCGCGACCGGATCCGGACGCCCTGGCACCGCCGCCACCAGTCGCGCGTCTCGCCCCGCGTCGTACGCCGAGCACGCGACCACGACCTCGCCGACGCCGAGTCCGACCCGGGCTGGACCATCTCGCGCGAGGACGTCTCACCACACCACTCCGTGGGACACACGGACTGA
- a CDS encoding small ribosomal subunit Rsm22 family protein — MSEISTELRAALERASSGASTVAVTAAVERLSARYRTVAAADSPILSSRADVLAYAVYRMPATYAAVRLALLHGLDAGLGAVESLVDLGGGTGASVWAAADVLPGLAQATVLEQVAEAHRLGRDLAGDTLPRADWRTWRLGEPVPAGDLVTVSYVLSELSPSQQQRVVDDATGAAQRAVLVVEPGTPDGHRRVLTARAALIDADWQVIAPCPHALGCPLAVDDWCHFAARVNRSALHRKVKGGELSHEDEKFSYVLAVRPGEAPSPGGAARVVRHPVKRKGLVELQLCRPDGSAGREVVSKRQGPAYKAARDVAWGDAWPPDPS, encoded by the coding sequence ATGAGCGAGATCTCCACCGAGCTGCGCGCTGCTCTCGAACGCGCGTCGTCCGGCGCGTCCACGGTAGCGGTGACGGCCGCCGTCGAACGGCTCAGCGCCCGATATCGCACCGTCGCGGCCGCCGACAGCCCGATCCTCAGCAGTCGCGCGGACGTCCTGGCGTACGCCGTCTACCGGATGCCTGCGACGTACGCCGCCGTCCGCCTGGCCCTGCTGCACGGGCTCGACGCCGGGCTGGGTGCGGTCGAGTCGCTCGTCGACCTGGGCGGTGGCACGGGTGCGTCGGTGTGGGCTGCGGCGGACGTGCTGCCGGGCCTGGCGCAGGCGACCGTGCTCGAGCAGGTGGCCGAGGCGCACCGGCTCGGTCGCGACCTCGCGGGCGACACTCTGCCGCGGGCCGACTGGCGGACCTGGCGGCTCGGCGAGCCGGTGCCTGCGGGCGACCTGGTCACGGTGTCCTACGTCCTGAGCGAGCTCTCGCCGTCGCAGCAGCAGCGGGTGGTCGACGACGCGACGGGTGCCGCGCAGCGCGCGGTCCTGGTCGTCGAGCCTGGTACGCCGGACGGTCACCGGCGGGTGCTCACGGCGCGTGCGGCGTTGATCGACGCCGACTGGCAGGTTATCGCTCCGTGCCCGCACGCGCTCGGCTGCCCGCTCGCGGTCGACGACTGGTGTCACTTCGCGGCGCGGGTCAACCGGTCGGCGCTGCACCGCAAGGTCAAGGGTGGCGAGCTCAGCCACGAGGACGAGAAGTTCTCCTACGTGCTCGCCGTCCGGCCGGGAGAGGCGCCGTCGCCGGGAGGCGCGGCGCGCGTCGTACGACACCCGGTCAAGCGCAAGGGGCTGGTCGAGCTGCAGCTGTGCCGGCCGGATGGCTCCGCGGGGCGTGAGGTCGTGAGCAAGCGGCAGGGGCCCGCGTACAAGGCGGCGCGTGACGTGGCCTGGGGCGACGCCTGGCCGCCCGACCCCTCCTGA
- a CDS encoding ArsR/SmtB family transcription factor — protein sequence MSLGDEADEQTSALRAVAHPVRLQILSLLTGAAMSAAEIARELDITQANASYHVRVLARSGHVQEVGTESVRGGVAKKYAYLSEADRAARGGSGGSTFDPGDWQLQIEAIAQELRRRIRDRKPGGKGNITDAELWVTPEVWGKVASLVHEASALVHQEAQRPRAEGTIKVNMQAFLFEMNDDTKAAR from the coding sequence ATGTCTTTGGGAGATGAGGCCGACGAGCAGACGTCGGCGTTGCGGGCTGTGGCTCACCCGGTTCGGCTGCAGATCCTGTCGCTGCTCACCGGCGCCGCGATGAGCGCGGCCGAGATCGCCCGGGAGCTCGACATCACGCAGGCCAACGCGAGCTATCACGTGCGGGTGCTGGCCCGGTCCGGCCACGTGCAGGAGGTCGGCACCGAGAGCGTGCGCGGCGGCGTGGCCAAGAAGTACGCCTACCTCAGCGAGGCCGACCGTGCCGCTCGGGGCGGGAGCGGCGGGTCGACGTTCGACCCCGGCGACTGGCAGCTGCAGATCGAGGCGATCGCTCAGGAGCTGCGCCGACGGATCCGCGACCGCAAGCCGGGCGGCAAGGGCAACATCACCGACGCCGAGCTGTGGGTGACCCCGGAGGTGTGGGGCAAGGTCGCCTCACTCGTCCACGAGGCGAGCGCCCTCGTCCATCAGGAGGCCCAGCGCCCCCGCGCCGAAGGCACCATCAAGGTCAACATGCAGGCGTTCCTCTTCGAGATGAACGACGACACGAAGGCCGCCCGATGA
- a CDS encoding MFS transporter, translating to MKMAESWEALQDKRFRWFFIARATSLAGSSMAPVALAFAVLHVDKRASALATVMTGRMVALVVFLLIGGVVADRMSRRRVIQVSHALTAITQGSVAALIITGVATIPMILVIECVNGAVSAFTMPSMQGLVPQLVEPRLLQQANALMSFARYGTQILGPVVAGLIVAGPGGGWALAVDSLTYVIAIVALARIALPPAAHSGESMLADLREGWQEFASRTWLWVIVVGFGVLNAMTAGAWAVLGPYIAETDPTLGVRGWSLVLSAQAAGAIVMTLVLMRTQLNRPLRSGMIGVALMGAPIFVLGVRPMTLLLMPIAFVAGVGTEAFGTGWSVAMMENVPEHAQSRVWSYDMLGSFVAIPIGTTVFGWLATATDPSRIVAVTGVAYTVIALGILLVPSVRNLGRVKPVATEASSLAG from the coding sequence ATGAAGATGGCCGAGTCGTGGGAAGCGTTGCAGGACAAGCGTTTTCGGTGGTTCTTCATCGCGCGGGCCACATCGCTCGCTGGTTCGTCGATGGCGCCGGTGGCGCTCGCGTTCGCCGTACTGCACGTCGACAAGAGGGCGAGCGCTCTCGCGACCGTCATGACGGGCCGCATGGTCGCGCTCGTCGTCTTCCTGCTCATCGGAGGTGTCGTCGCCGACCGGATGTCGCGCCGTCGGGTCATCCAGGTGTCGCACGCCCTGACCGCCATCACCCAGGGCAGCGTCGCGGCGCTCATCATCACAGGGGTCGCGACCATCCCGATGATCCTGGTGATCGAGTGCGTCAACGGCGCAGTGTCGGCCTTCACGATGCCGTCGATGCAGGGGCTGGTCCCTCAGCTGGTCGAGCCGAGACTCCTGCAGCAGGCCAACGCGCTGATGTCGTTCGCGCGCTACGGCACGCAGATCCTCGGCCCGGTGGTGGCCGGCCTGATCGTGGCCGGCCCCGGTGGCGGCTGGGCCCTGGCCGTCGACTCGCTGACCTACGTCATCGCCATCGTGGCCTTGGCTCGCATCGCGCTGCCGCCCGCTGCGCACAGCGGTGAGTCGATGCTGGCCGACCTGCGTGAGGGCTGGCAGGAGTTCGCCTCGCGGACCTGGCTGTGGGTGATCGTCGTCGGCTTCGGCGTGCTCAACGCCATGACGGCCGGCGCCTGGGCGGTGCTCGGCCCCTACATCGCCGAGACCGATCCCACCCTCGGCGTACGCGGCTGGAGCCTCGTCCTGAGCGCCCAGGCCGCCGGGGCGATCGTGATGACGCTGGTGCTGATGCGGACCCAGCTGAACCGACCGCTTCGGTCCGGGATGATCGGTGTCGCGCTCATGGGCGCGCCGATCTTCGTGCTCGGCGTGCGGCCGATGACGCTGCTGCTCATGCCGATCGCGTTCGTCGCAGGCGTCGGCACCGAGGCCTTCGGCACCGGCTGGAGCGTGGCCATGATGGAGAACGTGCCCGAGCACGCACAGTCGCGGGTGTGGTCCTACGACATGCTCGGCTCGTTCGTCGCGATCCCGATCGGGACGACGGTGTTCGGCTGGCTGGCCACGGCGACCGATCCGAGCAGGATCGTCGCAGTCACCGGCGTGGCCTACACCGTCATCGCCCTCGGGATCCTCCTCGTGCCAAGCGTCCGCAACCTCGGACGCGTGAAACCCGTTGCGACAGAGGCGAGTTCGCTGGCCGGGTAG
- the upp gene encoding uracil phosphoribosyltransferase codes for MRVIVADHPLIAHKLTYLRAKETDSPTFRRLAEELMTLLAYEATRDVRTEPFEIETPVAPTTGIKLANPKPLVVPILRAGLGMLEGMVRMLPSAEVGFLGMARNEETLEAVTYANRLPDDLSGRQCYVIDPMLATGGTLAMSIRYLVERGADDITAVTLLCAPEGIEALKKQIGDLHVPVTLVTGAIDERLNEHGYIVPGLGDAGDRLYGVAQ; via the coding sequence ATGCGCGTCATCGTCGCGGACCACCCGCTCATCGCCCACAAGCTGACGTACCTGCGCGCCAAGGAGACCGACTCCCCCACGTTCAGGCGCCTCGCCGAAGAGCTGATGACGCTGCTCGCCTACGAGGCGACCCGCGACGTGCGCACGGAGCCGTTCGAGATCGAGACGCCTGTCGCGCCGACCACCGGCATCAAGCTGGCCAACCCCAAGCCTCTCGTCGTCCCGATCCTGCGGGCCGGGCTCGGCATGCTCGAGGGCATGGTGCGCATGCTGCCGTCGGCCGAGGTCGGCTTCCTCGGGATGGCCCGCAACGAGGAGACGCTCGAGGCCGTCACCTACGCCAACCGGCTGCCCGACGACCTGTCCGGCCGGCAGTGCTACGTCATCGACCCGATGCTCGCCACCGGCGGCACACTCGCGATGTCGATCCGATACCTCGTCGAGCGCGGCGCCGACGACATCACCGCGGTGACGCTGCTGTGCGCACCCGAGGGGATCGAGGCGCTCAAGAAGCAGATCGGTGACCTGCACGTGCCGGTCACACTGGTCACGGGCGCCATCGACGAGCGGCTCAACGAGCACGGCTACATCGTCCCCGGCCTCGGCGACGCGGGCGACCGCCTCTACGGCGTCGCACAATGA
- a CDS encoding nucleoside deaminase, which translates to MTELRPPAVHASYAAWLGRPLALAREAAADGDVPVGAVVVDGDGQVVGDGRNRRTADGDPLAHAEVVALRAAAEARGGWRLDDCTLVVTLEPCPMCAGAALQARVRRIVLGAWDPKAGACGSVWDVAREQRAPHWIEVVGGIREQECADLLTAFFRARR; encoded by the coding sequence GTGACCGAGCTGCGCCCGCCTGCCGTCCATGCGTCGTACGCCGCGTGGCTGGGTCGACCTCTCGCGCTCGCCCGCGAGGCCGCGGCCGATGGTGACGTCCCTGTCGGCGCGGTGGTGGTCGACGGTGACGGGCAGGTCGTCGGCGACGGGCGCAACCGGCGTACGGCCGACGGCGACCCGCTCGCTCACGCCGAGGTGGTGGCGCTGCGTGCGGCGGCCGAGGCGCGCGGAGGCTGGCGGCTCGACGACTGCACGCTCGTGGTCACGCTCGAGCCATGCCCGATGTGCGCGGGCGCAGCGCTCCAGGCGCGCGTCCGACGGATCGTGCTCGGCGCCTGGGACCCCAAGGCCGGCGCGTGCGGCAGCGTCTGGGACGTCGCTCGCGAGCAGCGGGCGCCGCACTGGATCGAGGTCGTCGGCGGCATCCGTGAGCAGGAGTGCGCCGACCTGCTGACGGCGTTCTTCCGGGCGCGGCGCTAG
- a CDS encoding GOLPH3/VPS74 family protein, whose amino-acid sequence MLIAEDLLLQLTAADGRLIAAGNKIDLGLAGALLSELALLEKVTVDDRGRLLVRDARPVGNPHLDAALAHFVAKQGKKPKDALGKVAKGLRGRLYDGLAVEGAVRAERSTFLGIFPRTTWPVLDRHAQEATRDALLRELLGSAPVEPRGATLISLVHAIDAVPAVFPDAGGLPKRDLKKRAKAVADGSWAGAAVGKAIAQTQAAVNAAITAAIVSSAAGGAVSS is encoded by the coding sequence ATGCTGATCGCCGAGGACCTCCTGCTGCAGCTCACCGCCGCCGACGGCCGACTCATTGCCGCCGGCAACAAGATCGACCTCGGACTCGCCGGGGCCCTGCTCAGCGAGCTCGCCCTGCTCGAGAAGGTCACCGTGGACGACCGCGGCCGCCTGCTCGTACGAGACGCGCGCCCGGTCGGCAACCCGCACCTGGACGCTGCACTCGCCCACTTCGTCGCCAAGCAGGGCAAGAAGCCCAAGGACGCGCTGGGCAAGGTCGCCAAGGGGCTGCGCGGTCGGTTGTACGACGGTCTCGCCGTCGAGGGAGCCGTGCGGGCCGAGCGCTCGACCTTCCTCGGGATCTTCCCTCGGACGACGTGGCCGGTGCTCGACCGGCACGCTCAGGAGGCGACGCGTGACGCGCTCCTGCGTGAGCTGCTCGGCTCGGCGCCGGTCGAACCGCGTGGCGCCACCCTCATCTCGCTGGTCCACGCCATCGACGCCGTGCCGGCCGTGTTCCCTGACGCCGGCGGCCTGCCGAAGCGAGACCTGAAGAAGCGGGCCAAGGCGGTCGCCGACGGCAGCTGGGCCGGAGCCGCCGTCGGCAAGGCGATCGCCCAGACGCAGGCCGCCGTCAACGCGGCCATCACGGCAGCGATCGTCTCCAGCGCTGCGGGCGGTGCGGTGAGCAGCTAG
- a CDS encoding alpha/beta fold hydrolase → MSTIDYTRKGTGEPVVLIHGIGHRREAWGQVFDRLAASYDVIAIDLPGHGRSPAEPENKHQLEPTVDEIEELFVELGVDRPHVVGNSLGGLLALELGKRGSVRSVTALSPAAFWDVRGRVWAATSLTALKAMAMTPTPVLRLFSDKPLLRKATLWSLYTHPERLDGERALGDALSLRRRKAFFPILKQAPTVRWSGETVVPTTVAWAGQDRILLPYQAKIAQAALPKARHVVVPGVGHVPMEDDPDAIEQVIREQLAAVPAATTATLAS, encoded by the coding sequence ATGAGCACGATCGACTACACCCGCAAGGGGACGGGCGAGCCCGTCGTCCTGATCCACGGCATCGGGCACCGGCGCGAGGCGTGGGGTCAGGTCTTCGACCGTCTCGCGGCGTCGTACGACGTCATCGCCATCGACCTGCCCGGTCACGGTCGGTCACCGGCCGAGCCCGAGAACAAGCACCAGCTCGAGCCCACGGTCGACGAGATCGAGGAGCTGTTCGTCGAGCTCGGCGTCGACCGCCCGCACGTGGTCGGCAACTCGCTCGGCGGCCTGCTGGCGCTCGAGCTCGGTAAGCGGGGCAGCGTGCGTTCGGTGACGGCCCTGTCACCGGCGGCGTTCTGGGACGTGCGCGGCCGCGTGTGGGCGGCGACCTCGCTGACCGCGCTCAAGGCGATGGCGATGACGCCGACGCCCGTGCTGCGGCTGTTCTCCGACAAGCCGCTGCTGCGCAAGGCGACGCTGTGGTCGCTCTACACCCACCCCGAGCGTCTCGACGGTGAGCGCGCGCTCGGTGACGCGCTGAGCCTGCGCCGCCGCAAGGCGTTCTTCCCGATCCTGAAGCAGGCGCCCACGGTCCGCTGGAGCGGCGAGACCGTCGTCCCGACCACCGTCGCGTGGGCGGGCCAGGACCGGATCCTGCTGCCCTACCAGGCCAAGATCGCGCAGGCGGCGCTGCCGAAGGCGCGGCACGTGGTCGTCCCCGGCGTCGGTCACGTGCCGATGGAGGACGACCCCGACGCGATCGAGCAGGTCATCCGCGAGCAGCTGGCCGCAGTGCCGGCTGCCACGACGGCGACGCTGGCTTCCTGA